In the genome of Vicia villosa cultivar HV-30 ecotype Madison, WI linkage group LG7, Vvil1.0, whole genome shotgun sequence, one region contains:
- the LOC131618284 gene encoding jasmonoyl--L-amino acid synthetase JAR6-like isoform X2, with translation MGKEVEKIDFEKVIEEFERITKDAENVQKETLRKILEENASTEYLQSLGLNGRTDPESFKACVPLVTYKDLEPYIQRIVDGDVSPILTRKPITVISLSSGTSQGNRKCIPWNDELFKTTLQIYQTSFAFRNRDFPIQDGKDLSFIYGNNAPPKKGGVILGTATSNVLGNPGYKNAMQALKSPSCSPDDVIFSPDFQQSLYCHILCGLLFREEVQSISSTFAHSIIYAFRTFEKDWEELVNDIKKGVLSSRITVPSIRIAMSKLLKPNPELANLIHKKCKGLRNWYGLIPELFPNVKYIQAIMTGAMEPYLKKLRHYAGEVPLLTSEYGSSEGWIGSNVNPKVAPEFATYVVLPQVAYFEFIPLIQLDGTRLELEPVGLTDVKIGEEYEIVLTNPAGLYRYRLGDVVKVMGFHNSTPELKYMRRSGLLLTITTDKHSETDLQLSVENASKFLAEEKIEVIDYTSYIDLSTEPGHYVIFWEISGETSDEVLCECCNCLDKSFIDPAYIFYRNCKGIEALELRVVGKGTFQKILESQVERGVPVSQFKTPRCVGPTNNTMLQILLKNVVKRYVSTAFC, from the exons ATGGGGAAAGAAGTAGAAAAAATTGACTTTGAAAAAGTGATTGAAGAATTTGAGAGGATAACAAAAGATGCCGAGAATGTTCAAAAAGAAACATTGAGAAAGATTTTGGAAGAAAATGCATCAACCGAATATTTGCAAAGTTTAGGACTTAATGGAAGAACCGATCCCGAAAGTTTTAAGGCTTGTGTTCCATTGGTCACATACAAAGATTTAGAGCCTTATATCCAAAGAATAGTTGATGGGGATGTTTCTCCTATTCTCACTAGAAAACCAATCACAGTTATATCCTTAAG TTCTGGCACTAGTCAAGGAAATCGAAAATGTATTCCATGGAATGATGAATTGTTTAAAACCACATTACAGATATAtcaaacctcttttgcttttagGAACAG AGATTTTCCAATCCAAGATGGAAAGGATTTAAGCTTTATCTATGGCAACAATGCACCACCAAAAAAAGGGGGCGTGATACTAGGAACAGCCACATCGAATGTACTCGGAAATCCAGGATACAAGAATGCAATGCAAGCACTTAAATCTCCAAGTTGCAGTCCAGATGATGTAATTTTCAGTCCTGATTTTCAGCAATCACTTTACTGCCACATCTTATGTGGACTACTTTTTAGAGAAGAAGTTCAATCAATTTCATCAACATTTGCACACAGTATTATATACGCTTTCAGAACATTTGAAAAAGATTGGGAAGAACTTGTTAATGATATAAAAAAAGGCGTTCTTAGCAGCAGAATCACCGTTCCTTCCATTAGAATTGCTATGTCCAAATTGTTGAAACCGAATCCTGAACTAGCTAACTTGATCCACAAGAAATGCAAAGGATTAAGAAACTGGTATGGGTTGATACCAGAGCTTTTTCCTAATGTTAAGTATATTCAAGCAATTATGACAGGTGCAATGGAGCCCTATTTGAAAAAGTTGAGACACTATGCTGGAGAAGTTCCTTTATTAACTTCTGAGTATGGTTCTTCTGAAGGCTGGATCGGTTCAAACGTGAATCCGAAAGTAGCTCCAGAATTTGCTACTTATGTTGTTCTTCCACAAGTTGCATACTTTGAATTTATTCCATTGATACAACTTGATGGAACTAGGTTAGAACTCGAGCCAGTTGGTTTAACTGATGTCAAGATTGGTGAGGAGTATGAGATTGTTTTAACCAATCCTGCAGGTTTATATAGGTATAGGTTAGGAGATGTAGTAAAGGTTATGGGGTTCCATAACTCAACTCCAGAACTCAAGTATATGCGTAGGAGCGGTCTTTTGCTTACGATAACCACTGACAAGCATAGTGAGACTGATTTGCAATTATCAGTAGAAAATGCATCCAAGTTTTTAGCTGAGGAGAAAATAGAGGTGATTGACTATACTAGCTACATTGATTTATCCACAGAACCAGGACACTATGTTATCTTCTGGGAAATTAGTGGTGAAACAAGTGATGAAGTGTTGTGTGAGTGTTGCAATTGTTTGGACAAGTCTTTTATTGATCCAGCTTATATTTTCTATAGAAATTGCAAAGGTATTGAGGCTCTTGAACTCCGAGTTGTTGGGAAAGGGACATTCCAAAAGATtcttgagagccaagttgaaagAGGTGTACCTGTGAGTCAGTTCAAGACACCTAGGTGTGTTGGTCCTACAAACAACACAATGTTGCAAATTTTGTTGAAAAATGTTGTCAAGAGATATGTTAGTACTGCTTTTTGTTGA
- the LOC131618284 gene encoding jasmonoyl--L-amino acid synthetase JAR6-like isoform X1 encodes MKIFLKKLSKKIDFEKVIEEFERITKDAENVQKETLRKILEENASTEYLQSLGLNGRTDPESFKACVPLVTYKDLEPYIQRIVDGDVSPILTRKPITVISLSSGTSQGNRKCIPWNDELFKTTLQIYQTSFAFRNRDFPIQDGKDLSFIYGNNAPPKKGGVILGTATSNVLGNPGYKNAMQALKSPSCSPDDVIFSPDFQQSLYCHILCGLLFREEVQSISSTFAHSIIYAFRTFEKDWEELVNDIKKGVLSSRITVPSIRIAMSKLLKPNPELANLIHKKCKGLRNWYGLIPELFPNVKYIQAIMTGAMEPYLKKLRHYAGEVPLLTSEYGSSEGWIGSNVNPKVAPEFATYVVLPQVAYFEFIPLIQLDGTRLELEPVGLTDVKIGEEYEIVLTNPAGLYRYRLGDVVKVMGFHNSTPELKYMRRSGLLLTITTDKHSETDLQLSVENASKFLAEEKIEVIDYTSYIDLSTEPGHYVIFWEISGETSDEVLCECCNCLDKSFIDPAYIFYRNCKGIEALELRVVGKGTFQKILESQVERGVPVSQFKTPRCVGPTNNTMLQILLKNVVKRYVSTAFC; translated from the exons atgaaaatttttttaaaaaaactaagca AAAAAATTGACTTTGAAAAAGTGATTGAAGAATTTGAGAGGATAACAAAAGATGCCGAGAATGTTCAAAAAGAAACATTGAGAAAGATTTTGGAAGAAAATGCATCAACCGAATATTTGCAAAGTTTAGGACTTAATGGAAGAACCGATCCCGAAAGTTTTAAGGCTTGTGTTCCATTGGTCACATACAAAGATTTAGAGCCTTATATCCAAAGAATAGTTGATGGGGATGTTTCTCCTATTCTCACTAGAAAACCAATCACAGTTATATCCTTAAG TTCTGGCACTAGTCAAGGAAATCGAAAATGTATTCCATGGAATGATGAATTGTTTAAAACCACATTACAGATATAtcaaacctcttttgcttttagGAACAG AGATTTTCCAATCCAAGATGGAAAGGATTTAAGCTTTATCTATGGCAACAATGCACCACCAAAAAAAGGGGGCGTGATACTAGGAACAGCCACATCGAATGTACTCGGAAATCCAGGATACAAGAATGCAATGCAAGCACTTAAATCTCCAAGTTGCAGTCCAGATGATGTAATTTTCAGTCCTGATTTTCAGCAATCACTTTACTGCCACATCTTATGTGGACTACTTTTTAGAGAAGAAGTTCAATCAATTTCATCAACATTTGCACACAGTATTATATACGCTTTCAGAACATTTGAAAAAGATTGGGAAGAACTTGTTAATGATATAAAAAAAGGCGTTCTTAGCAGCAGAATCACCGTTCCTTCCATTAGAATTGCTATGTCCAAATTGTTGAAACCGAATCCTGAACTAGCTAACTTGATCCACAAGAAATGCAAAGGATTAAGAAACTGGTATGGGTTGATACCAGAGCTTTTTCCTAATGTTAAGTATATTCAAGCAATTATGACAGGTGCAATGGAGCCCTATTTGAAAAAGTTGAGACACTATGCTGGAGAAGTTCCTTTATTAACTTCTGAGTATGGTTCTTCTGAAGGCTGGATCGGTTCAAACGTGAATCCGAAAGTAGCTCCAGAATTTGCTACTTATGTTGTTCTTCCACAAGTTGCATACTTTGAATTTATTCCATTGATACAACTTGATGGAACTAGGTTAGAACTCGAGCCAGTTGGTTTAACTGATGTCAAGATTGGTGAGGAGTATGAGATTGTTTTAACCAATCCTGCAGGTTTATATAGGTATAGGTTAGGAGATGTAGTAAAGGTTATGGGGTTCCATAACTCAACTCCAGAACTCAAGTATATGCGTAGGAGCGGTCTTTTGCTTACGATAACCACTGACAAGCATAGTGAGACTGATTTGCAATTATCAGTAGAAAATGCATCCAAGTTTTTAGCTGAGGAGAAAATAGAGGTGATTGACTATACTAGCTACATTGATTTATCCACAGAACCAGGACACTATGTTATCTTCTGGGAAATTAGTGGTGAAACAAGTGATGAAGTGTTGTGTGAGTGTTGCAATTGTTTGGACAAGTCTTTTATTGATCCAGCTTATATTTTCTATAGAAATTGCAAAGGTATTGAGGCTCTTGAACTCCGAGTTGTTGGGAAAGGGACATTCCAAAAGATtcttgagagccaagttgaaagAGGTGTACCTGTGAGTCAGTTCAAGACACCTAGGTGTGTTGGTCCTACAAACAACACAATGTTGCAAATTTTGTTGAAAAATGTTGTCAAGAGATATGTTAGTACTGCTTTTTGTTGA